Sequence from the Arthrobacter pigmenti genome:
GGTAGGCGCTCATTGGGGCTATTGAATTCATTGCAGATCTCCAGTTAGGCGTCTTAGACAATAGCTCGAATGGCCCGGGAATGGAACGAAGAATGTATATTCTGCAACGTTATTCCGATCCTTCGTGGGCAGGCATCGGGTAGTGCCGTGGATAACTAATTATTGAATACATGGACGGCACCATTTCTGGTCTCGATGATTTCCCATGCTTCCTTGTATCTTTCCCTGATACACGATCGATCGAATTCCAGTGGGCAATATCGTCAGCCAACTTTGCGTGCGAGGTCCCGCTGGGGGCCCGCCGGTGCATCGTTGCCGGGCGCCAGGAACGGGATCGCCGCGAGGTAATTCTCGACAAGGTACACGGCGTTGAGCGGCTGCCGGTCCTGAACGAGCAGATGCCCCGACAGCTCCAGCGTGGCGGCACCGTGTGCGAATGCGCGGATGGCGGCTGCGAGGACCCACGGGTCACCTTTGGGGAGGGAAGCCTCGTCCTGGCAGCGGACTATCAGCTCGACAAGCAGCTCGGCGGCCCGGTCGGCCGCTCGTCGAAGCTCATCGCTCTCGCTCTCCCAGGTGCTGAACACGAGCTTGAAACGTTCCGGTCTTTCTTGCGCCCACGAGACATAATGCCGAATCGCGTGCCACAGCATGTCCCATGCAGTGAGGGTTTCGCGGGGTAGGTCCTCCACTGTCCGCTCTAGAGCGCGCAGTTCCTGCGTCGCGATGGCTGCGAGCAGCGCAGATTTGCTGGCGAAGTATAGGTACGGCGCAGTGCGTGACACGCCCGCTATCCGGCCCACTTCACGGAGCGTCACGTTCTCGGGTCCACCCTTGTCGAGCAGCGTGATTGCAGCTTCCAAGAGTGGTTCACGTAGGTTCATGACTTCATCCGTTCCCGGAGCCGTGGTTCGGCCCCATTGCTCCACGGTACATCTCTTCGACTGATCCCGACCCACCACAAACGCTGCATTGAACTAGTTGCGTCGGTCTCAATCATGTTGACGCGGTCGCTGCGTCGACAGGGTGTGGCCGCGGCGAGGACGACCTCGTCACCTAGGTGAGCGATGCCCGATATCGCGGGTAGCCGAGCGTAGCGCACCTCGTACGTGTCGTCGGCTATGAGGCCGATCTCGGCGACTTCGAGGACGCCGGAGGCGACCACCAGCCCCGTCCTCAGTGTCTTCCCCGCGGCCTCTCGCGCTGTCCACACTATGAGGGCGGCGTCCGCGGGTGCGAGGTTGGCCGCGGTTGCAGCCTCCGTTTCGCGCGCGGACAGGGCCCGTATCAGCGCAGCCTGGGATGTTGACGGGCGCGGCTCTACATCGACCCCAATGGGGCGTCCGCATTCGGAGACAGCCGCGGCCGCCCATCCTGGACAGTGGGCGATTGATACGCGGGCGATTTCGCCACGATCCTGGCCATAGGAGCGCAGCGCGATTGGCCCACCAAGTGGCCCTCGCAGCACCTCGGTATGTGCCGCAGTTTCGCCGGGACGCCAGGCCTCAAGCGCGTGATGCGCGGCACCGCGACCCGACCGGTATGCAGCGTGCCGCTCGGCGCTCATCCGCTCGCGGAACTTAGTCTGCTCCTCGACCTCCTGTGCCCCCGATGGGATGTATTGGGCCGAAGCTGTGGCGTCTGAGAGGACGACGGCTCCTGCGATCCGCGGATGGACCGGGTCAGTCATCAGCGGCCGGGATCCTTGCCTGCTCGAGGCAAGTGTTCCAGATCTCGGCTCCGAGCCCCTCGCGATAGGACACCTCCGAGCTTCGGCATTCGCGCTGTCCTGAGACATAACCGCCCATCAGGGACTCTGCCTCCGGGGCGGTCGCGAGCCACGCGAGGTCGGCCGCCGACTCAGGCACAGTCTTGGCTCCAGGCATCCGCACCAGCAGAGGTGTGAGGGCTGTATAGATCGCGCGCGCGATCGGGTGATATTCCCGCGCGAGGCCGGTGGCAGGCATCATCCCGGGGTCGAAGCTCACTGCGCGCACCCCTCGGCCGCGGAGCCGACGGTCGAGTTCGTATGCCATCGCGATGCAAGCCAGCTTGGACGTTGAATAGCGCACCTGGCCTGCGTGCGAGGTCGTAGGTGTGCCCACATGTGGCTGAAGTAGCGTCGACATGTCCGACCACCGCGCTGCCGGGAATCCGAATGCCTTCATCCCGCCGCGGTGCGTCTCGCTGCCAAGCGTAATGATCCGGGTGCCCGGACGCAGGTGGTCCAGCAGCGGTGCGAGCAGCGCGACGTGTCCGAGCACGTTAGTGGCCATCGTAAGCTCGAAGCCGTCGATGGACCGTTGGATGCGGTCCACGACCTGAAGCCCGGCGTTGCAGATCACCGTGCGAGGGACAATCTCCTCCGCGACCAGACCCGAAGCCAGTGCGCTGACGCTCGAGAGGTCGGAGAGATCGGCGGCACGTATAACGACGGACGCTCTCGGCACCTCACTGAGGATTTCCTGGGCAAGATCCTTGCCGCGAGCTTGGTTGCGGGCCACGAGGATGAGAGGCACGCCCTGGCGTGCCAGCGCGAAGGATGTGGCGCGTCCGAGGCCACCTGTCGCTCCCGTTATGAGGACTGATTTGGTCATGTCAAAGTGTCCGAAATCTTGCTGTCTGTGTTCAGTGATCACGCTCCAAACTCTCCTTTCTGCAAAGCGATCGTGACGCATCGGTCGGCGAGGGCCGTGACCGTTAGCGCTGGTGGGACTCCGCCCGTCGAACCGGGGATGAGACTTGCGTCCATGACATAGAGGCCGTCGACGCCCTTGACTTCTCCTGAGTCGCTTGTGAGGTCGGAGAGGACCACGCCACCGAGCGAGTGCGAAGTCATCAACTGCGAGCTGAGCAACGCGGTACGGCCTGGGACTGCGTTTTCGATAGTAACGACGAGCTCGTTCATGGCCCGGGCCGCGGCGAGTACCCTGGTATTCCATACGGGCCAGATGGGGACGA
This genomic interval carries:
- a CDS encoding 4'-phosphopantetheinyl transferase family protein; translated protein: MTDPVHPRIAGAVVLSDATASAQYIPSGAQEVEEQTKFRERMSAERHAAYRSGRGAAHHALEAWRPGETAAHTEVLRGPLGGPIALRSYGQDRGEIARVSIAHCPGWAAAAVSECGRPIGVDVEPRPSTSQAALIRALSARETEAATAANLAPADAALIVWTAREAAGKTLRTGLVVASGVLEVAEIGLIADDTYEVRYARLPAISGIAHLGDEVVLAAATPCRRSDRVNMIETDATSSMQRLWWVGISRRDVPWSNGAEPRLRERMKS
- a CDS encoding TetR/AcrR family transcriptional regulator; amino-acid sequence: MNLREPLLEAAITLLDKGGPENVTLREVGRIAGVSRTAPYLYFASKSALLAAIATQELRALERTVEDLPRETLTAWDMLWHAIRHYVSWAQERPERFKLVFSTWESESDELRRAADRAAELLVELIVRCQDEASLPKGDPWVLAAAIRAFAHGAATLELSGHLLVQDRQPLNAVYLVENYLAAIPFLAPGNDAPAGPQRDLARKVG
- a CDS encoding SDR family NAD(P)-dependent oxidoreductase — translated: MTKSVLITGATGGLGRATSFALARQGVPLILVARNQARGKDLAQEILSEVPRASVVIRAADLSDLSSVSALASGLVAEEIVPRTVICNAGLQVVDRIQRSIDGFELTMATNVLGHVALLAPLLDHLRPGTRIITLGSETHRGGMKAFGFPAARWSDMSTLLQPHVGTPTTSHAGQVRYSTSKLACIAMAYELDRRLRGRGVRAVSFDPGMMPATGLAREYHPIARAIYTALTPLLVRMPGAKTVPESAADLAWLATAPEAESLMGGYVSGQRECRSSEVSYREGLGAEIWNTCLEQARIPAADD